TCCGTGATCGTCTCCACGGGAGCCGTGGCGAAGCGCCTCAGCTTCCCTGGATCTGGTGAAGGCGCCGGTGGTTTCTGGAACCGAGGTATCTCGGCGTGCGCTGTGTGCGACGGAGCTGCTCCGATTTTCAGGGACAAGCCTCTGGTGGTTATCGGCGGCGGCGATTCGGCTATGGAGGAGGCGAATTTTCTGACTAAGTATGGATCTAAGGTTTATATAATCCACAGGAGAGATACGTTCAGAGCGTCTAAGATCATGCAGAAGAGAGCGTTGTCAAACCCTAAGATTGAAGTGATTTTGAACGGTTCGGTGGTTGAGGCGTACGGAGATGAGAACGGGAAAGGCGTTCTTGGGGGTTTGAAGGTGAAGAATGTTGTTACTGGTGATGTGTCTGATTTGAAGGCTTCTGGATTGTTCTTTGCGATAGGGCATGAGCCAGCGACGAAGTTCTTGGATGGGCAGCTTGAGCTTGATGAAGACGGTTACGTTGTGACTAAGCCTGGTACTACGAAGACGAGCGTGGCTGGTGTGTTCGCTGCGGGAGATGTGCAAGATAAGAAGTACAGGCAGGCCATCACAGCTGCAGGAACTGGTATGAGTTAGAGTTTTGAAATCAAGAATCATAGAAGCAACATCTAATATGCTATGTGCTTGTTATATCCTAACATAATGCTCTAAGTAGTATTTGGTACTTAGGTGTTTGAATGTCATTAGCTTTTTCTCTGATGGGGATGTCATGTTCTCAAACtgacttgttttttttgtatcatttcACTTAACAAAATGGTTTTGTGTTTGCTGAAGAGTGGTCCTTTGTTGTGCCTTTTTGGCGGTACAAGCCTCTTTACTTTCATTCTAATACTCTGTTAGAAGAAACCGTAATGGTCATTGATTATTCTAGGTGGGATGTCTTGAAAGCCTGCAAGTTAAATTAGACTGTTTCAA
This genomic stretch from Brassica napus cultivar Da-Ae chromosome C9, Da-Ae, whole genome shotgun sequence harbors:
- the LOC106400883 gene encoding thioredoxin reductase 2 isoform X2, producing the protein METHKTKVCIVGSGPAAHTAAIYAARAELTPLLFEGWMANDIAPGGQLTTTTDVENFPGFPDGILGVDLVAKFRKQSERFGTKIFTETVNKVDFSSKPFKLFTNTRTVLADSVIVSTGAVAKRLSFPGSGEGAGGFWNRGISACAVCDGAAPIFRDKPLVVIGGGDSAMEEANFLTKYGSKVYIIHRRDTFRASKIMQKRALSNPKIEVILNGSVVEAYGDENGKGVLGGLKVKNVVTGDVSDLKASGLFFAIGHEPATKFLDGQLELDEDGYVVTKPGTTKTSVAGVFAAGDVQDKKYRQAITAAGTGCMAALDAEHYLQEIGSQKGKSD